Below is a window of Quercus robur chromosome 6, dhQueRobu3.1, whole genome shotgun sequence DNA.
AACATTGACAGCTTGTGCGTTGGTTGTTCCGGGTTGCCCTACGAAGTCCCTCCTTGGGCGGCTGTTGTAATACCGATCCGACCTTAAATctctcctctcctgagggataaccttctcttttcctcttccttGCAACTGGTCTTCTTCCACTCGCTTGTACCTGTCGATCTGATCTATCAGTTGGCGCATATTGGTGGCCGGTTTGCCAGTCAGCAACTTCCTCAGGCCGTGATCGGCTGGGAGACTATTTTTGAAAGTGATAATGGCGACGTCGTCAAAGTTGTCTTTCATTTCATTGTAcgtctcccaatatctgtccgagtagaCCTTTAAGGTTTCTCCGTCATGCATAGATAACGACAACAAAGCACTTAAAGGCCGAGGGGCTCTGCGGTTCGTAACGAAGCGGGAGCCAAAAGCTTGGGTCAGCTGCCTATACGAATCTATGGAGTTCGTCTTTAGAccattaaaccacctcatcgccactgGTCCCAAGCTGGACGGGAAAACCTTGCATATCAGCGCCTCGTTCCTAGAATGGACAACCATCCTTTAGTTAAATTGACTCACATGCTCCACAGGGTCTGTTCTACCGTTGTAAATGGCGAAGGTTGGCTGCTGGAACAGTCGGGGAAGTATGGCCCCTTCTATGTGATGCGTGAAAGGCGACTTGGAGAGTTGATCCAGTgccctgctcatggcatcgTTTCCCAAGCCCCTAGGAGATGGGCTTCTGCGCCTACGCCTCCGGTAGTGTTCTTCTTCATGGGAGAAGGTCTCACTTGGGGGAGTCCTCGATCTTCGTCTATAGTCGTCGTCACTTTCATCGTTGGAGGGCGCGTCAAGCCTGGAACGAGATTGCCTTTGCTATGCTTGGTGCAGATTTCTCTTCAAATAGTCTATTTCTCGCTGCATGGACAGGTTATCATTCTGTTTCTGAGACATATGGCTCCTAACTTCTTCTGGTTACGGGGCTCGGTTATTATTTTGCCTATGAAGCACGTGGCTGCTTGCGCGAGAGTGGCTCCTGCTGGTTTGAGTGGTGTTTACGCTTCCCTCTCGAAACCTTCCATTCTCTTCATTTCGATCACGCTCGAGGTTAGGGAAGTTACCCTGTTGTTGGGATTTGGCTGGTTCAAATTGATGGGAGCCTGCTTGATGAGGGCCTGATCCTACCATACTGGATTGTTGTCCTTACTaacacacaagttcttcccacagatggcgccaattgtagggagtGGGTTTGAGCGCTCCTTCTATTGAATGAAAGGTCTCAAGCCCAACTGgctcaatacaatgaatttttagagaatGAGTTTAAGAATTAGGTCTTAGTCTGAACCACAATCATTAGACAAGGTTAGGTGCGGACTGACCAATAAGGAAATGGGTTAAAGTATGGAATGATGACCTCGGGTGTTTCGTCCGAGGAACTtagtattcttcttcttctacttttagTACTAGGTTACAGTGGCTTTCAAGACCATGCAGACTGCTAcagttttctcatttttctctcttcctgcTCTTTTTTCGCGATCCCCCAttcttggagggtctctcacattatatacttctttctagtcgatcttggccctccacctgttgatcatACAGGCCACTACTCGAGTGctcgtcccatcagccaccttcccaaaccctctATGAGTTGCGGCAACTAAGGctgcactgttcaggggtcatttcctcattaatgcggccagaacaTTAGTtgggtgcattcaatgcggaggtgacagtttctccttgGATTGCTCCTGCACCATACGCCTATGGATATCCTACTGTACTTATCCTTCTCCTGGGGGCGCCCTAGGAGGCTGCCTTTGCCGGTGTGCTGTTCTCTCCTCTTGGGATTTGGGATGCCGAGAATAGgattgtcctcggcaacgtttCTAGgccctttgggctttctttaTCCGTCCTCGGCTATTTCTCCCTTCTCGGCGCGGGCCTTGAGCCCAGTACAAAGTGGGCCGGAGTTGTCGAATTCCTTGGCCCCacaacaatttttcaaagattGCGGCATTCaatattcatatttttcttatatgtacacaattctatatatttaatGTAAACAATTATTTAATGAATGTAAACAATTCTCTTTACATTTAGTATACATAATTTTGTaagaatgtacacaatttttatatatttaatatacacaaattttcaaaaaaaatgtacaCAATTCAATACAATTCAatgcaaacaatttttttaaatactgttcacaattttttacattcaatgtgcacaattttttaaagaatgtacttaattttgtacattcaatgtatataatttttttaaaaatgtccataattctatatattcactatataaatatttttaatgaatgcacaaaattttgtacattaaatgtgtataattttttttttaaaatgtacatAATTCTGTACatttaatatatacaaattttcaaagaatctatacaattttatacatttaatattcacaaatttttaaagaatgtaCAAATTCTGTACATTCAATGAATATGAAAAATCTTGTTATATACTTACTATTGTACACTCCTCACCGTACACACATTAACACATTTTACAATTTACTATGgaagtttctccaaaaaaaaaaaaatactatggTCATACTCTACTTGTTTGTCATGTATCATGTTCACTGCTAGCccaactgaaaaaaaaattgctagccCAACTCAAAAGCAAAATGGATTCTTAAACCCAGACCAGTGCAATTCtcaatagatatatatatacctcTCAACTCAAAAGCAAAATGGTACAGTTCAGTTAATGGACCTTTTGGGCTGCACAGATTGGATCCTATTAACTGAGTGGGATTCTTAAACCCACACCAAATTTCTCAAACTAGAAAACCCGACCCACCCGATACGTGGATCCCCTTTGACCCCTAAACCCTAATTTTGGGTTTATCGATCACAAAGAGAAATCAACATTTTGAGACAGCCAAAAAGTGGGACTTCAATGGCTGAAACAATGGAAAAACCAGCAAAGGTGATTGAGagcaaggaagaagaagaagaaaaagaagaagaagaagagaaaagctTCGAAGAGTTAGGATTGGACCCTCGTCTTATTCGTGCCCTAATCAAGAAGGGGATTGATAAGCCCACGCCGATTCAGCAAGTCGCTATTCCTCTAATATTAGTGAGTATTTTATTAATTCTTAAATTTCTATGCtttcttgttctttaaattcGTCTATACTCTGTTTGGCTGCTCAGAAAATTTTGGGAAAGTTTTGAATTTACCAgacttttttttaacaaatactTTAGCTTTCTAGTTTATTCTTAGCTGTCATAGCTGATAGTGATAACATGACCCTCTGTTGAGCTGTTGAGAAAACTgggtgaaaaagaaaagaaaagaaaaatgaataacaTTCCTAAAGTTTTGAATCCTAAATAGTTAAATGGtgcattcaaatttaaatttttttttattggtgaagGGTATATCAGtgtcaaaatttgatttttgtttttgtttgttgctCTTGCTTGGGAACCAAATGGTGGGTCAAATGTCAAttatcattgttttttttttttgggcattgGTTGATTGTTGTATTTTGTCGTGCTTTTAGGAAGGTAAGGATGTGGTTGCTCGTGCAAAGACTGGTTCCGGGAAGACCTTTGCATACCTCCTTCCGTTGCTTCAGAAGCTGTTTACTGATTCTGTTTCAAAGAACAAGCTTGCTCCAAGTGCATTTGTTCTTGTCCCAACTCGAGAGCTGTCTCAGCAGGTACAATTAATTATCTCCAGTTTGATTTGTAATGATTTCCCTTATTGTTTCTTCAGTGAACTAAAATGTATCATGTATTGCCAGGTTTATACAGAGGTTTCATCTCTCATTGAATTATGTAGAGTTCAATTGAAAGTTGTACAGTTGACGAGCAGTATGACTGCTTCTGATTTGGTTTGTTCAATCCTCCATTTACTTTTATTTCTGAAAAAGTATAAGTACATGTACACATACTTCCACAAGGATGCACCCTCATACATGCCTATCTCGTTACCATTTGTTATTTTAGGCCATACAATACCAAGATGTTTTGCTAATTCTTACCTTGCTGACTCTTTTCTGATTTTAAATACTGATTGCAGCGGGCTGCATTAGTAGGACCTCCTAATATTCTGGTTTGTACCCCTGCTTGTATACCAAAATGCTTTTCAGCTGATGTACTTCAATCTGCATCCATCAATAGCTCACTTGAAATTCTTGTACTTGATGAGGTAAGAACACTGAAATTTATTATGAAGTTTTATTTCTTGAGCTTTGATTTAATTTCATGGCATgtaatttcaattttaacaacctACCTATTAGTGTGTAATCCTGTGCATCTTACACAACTTACTGCAGCTTAACTAATTCTGTTTGCAGAATTTATGTCTCAGTTAAGAATGTAAATGACAAATATTTTCTTGCTTCTATAGATTTTTAGTAATTGGAACTTGAAACATCCATTAAATAGTTCTTTCAACTGGCTTTAACATGCTATGACTTTCAAAATTGACTCTGTAGATGATCAGAGTCTTTTGTTAATTGACATTCTCTCTTGACCATTGAGACACAATATCTTAGTATTATCTTGTGGGGAGttgattaacttatttttattttcaggcAGATCTTCTGTTGTCATATGGCTATGAAGATGATATAAAAGCCTTTACAGCTCACATCCCTAGACGCTGTCAATGCCTTCTTATGTCTGCTACatcaaggtttttattttttattttatttttatatatactagtgtgACCTCAATTATTTTGGTGATGAAAGGTAGTTTGTGTTTATTATAGCACATTGTTTCTTGCCACTACCTTCCTCCCTGACCACTCATGGGTGGTGTTCCAGTGAGTTGACTTCAGGGTTTTATTTATGTATCCTTTTACATCGTTCTCATTCTTAAGCAGATAATAGTATTATACTCCCTTCAatacacacaaaagaaaaaaagaaaaagaaaatcttagtCAGATGCCTTTGGGGCAGCATATTTATGagcaaataaaaagataaaacaatAGGTCTTGAGACTGCCTTCCACTAATGATTCTAAGAGGAAACCTTTGTGGGGTTGATGCTGAGTATTAGTTGTTCCTTATGCtatcttttttggtttttctgaTATTTGGCAGTGCTGATGTTGAGAAACTGAAGAAGCTGATTTTACACAACCCCTTCATTTTGACTTTGCCAGAAGTGGGAAATATTAAGGATGAGGTTATTCCCAAAAATGTTCAGCAATTTTGGGTAAGATTTTCTGTGCCCAATGtatgaaaattatgaaaactATCAAGCCTTTCTTATAATTTCCTCTAGCCATTTATCTATTTGTCCCACATTAGAATCATATCATTTGTATGAATAAGGGGAACACTTAATATAACTTTTagggtaaatgaaaaaaatacctTCTTGTAGTTAGGACTATTACCCTTCTGACTTTTCAAATGTTACACTTTACCTCCTTGTACCTTGGACTAAATTGCAACATCATGTTTTTCATCCAAGTTGATCGAAAATGATTAAATGAATGACCAATATACCCATTTCTTTATGTTATGggtgtttttgtcattttatttgaatcATTTTCCATCAATTTGGATGGAAAACATGATGTTGCAGTTTAGTCACATTCAAAAAGTCAAGGGGGTTTACTAATAAATGATCCTGACAACAGGGAGGCGTTTTATCATTTGCTAACTTTTATTGCATTACTCAGCACATTGGCATAGATGCATGTTGGGGTAGTTTTCTTTTGGTGATCCAGCCATAATTAACATATTTTAGGACTGCTGCCCTCTtgtcccccccacccccccccccccccccaaaaaaaaaaaaaaaaaaaccccagttTTCTTAACACAATTGAGAGATTGCAGGCAAGATTATTTCAGTCAGCCATGACTGACTGACTGTGTGACCATCCAATCATGAAATTCCTCATTGAAAACTAATTTGTCTGGTCATATATAGTAAATGGATGCATAACTTGTCATttccctctttttatttttttttatgttatcaATGAGTTCTAAACGACACACTTGCCTCCTTAAGAACATTCCAAAGAGTAAGGGCATGGGTTCAATACCACTGGGTGCATGTATAACTAATAGAAAGGAAAGAAGTTGTCATCATTATTGtcgttattattgttatttttatcattatgcctcatttttttaaatttcaaggtGAATTTGCTGTCTTAACTTTTAACATGACATTGTGCGTATATTACTTCTTGGTTGCTTCATTGATCTATCTGGATTTGTGttatgttcattaatgaagTTATGTTTTGAGTAATGAGTTTGATGTCattctttcttatgtttctaGATATCGTGCAGTGATCGTGATAAATTACTTTACATCCTTTCCCTCTTGAAGTTGGATTTGGTTCAAAAGAAAGTTCTAGTATTCACTAATACCATTGACATGGGTTATAGATTAAAATTATTTCTGGAAAAGGTATGCAGACTCCTTTTGATACATCCTTTAATTATTATATGTtccccctcccctcccctcccctcccctccccttTATTTCTCAAGAAAATACTTACCTTCTCACACACAGGCAGCTGTTTCTGTCTTAGATGTTAGATATTGTCTGGAAGAGTGGACCCTCTAATACCTAGAATTTATTCAGTCTTGGCTAATAATGATTTTAtcttaatgtttatttatttctcttttcaatAATTTACTGTCTAAAATGCTGTTGCtcactttgttttgtttgctgCACTTTTCTCACTGTTTATAtctgcaccaaaaaaaaaattttggaagagAGATCTGACTGATTTTGCTTCCCCTTCAAGTTGATCCGCTAATACTTACATGTTCTATTTTAGCTATCAGTATGTCAAACCTCAGTCTTTTTCTGTGTTTCAATTCTTGCCTTCCGTAACccatttatattttttgctaCAGTTTGGAATCAAGTCTGCTGTTTTAAATGCTGAGTTGCCACAAAATTCTCGTCTCCATATTCTTGAGGTCTGCTTTTATACTCATTTATAATGCAACAtcgtaattaaaaaaaaaaaaattatggtactGCTTCTAGGTTATCACTAGCCTAGCAATCAATTTGAGAATGATGGTTTACGTTATCCTTGGTGATGGGTTTAATGATTAtaattactaaaaaattattgaattttgcTGGCTTTGTAATCAGGAATTCAATGCTGGGCtttttgattatttaattgCAACTGATGATAGCCAAacaaaagagaaggaagaaaccAATAGGGAGGGTAATGCTGAACGAAGAAAGTCTAGAAAGCATGCCAAGCAAAAATTGGACTCAGAATTTGGAGTAGTGAGGGGTATTGATTTCAAAAATGTACACACGGTATGTGAATGATTTGTTGCATGTATGCATGTTTATCTGAAGTCTTGGTGTTTTATTGCTGTCGTTATTCTGGCTGTAATTTTGTAATTGAGATTGGACCTTGCAGTTTATGGGATTTCATACCTGTGAGCTTAATTTAATGTTCTCTTGCAACTCTAAACACTATTAAGGCTTTGATTTTGTCTACAACTCTACATGTAAAATATATGAATATCTGTGGTGAGATATGCTTctttaaaaaatcaaagcaCATGAAACCAGATATTAAACTAGTTTGAagttatgtatttaaaaaaagaaaaatcatattgGCACATTCTTTTATTAATGAGTCCTAGTAAGTTTCATACTTCAAATGAGTTACCCTTGGAGTGGTTATATTTGTTGAATTGGAGTTGCAAGCATATGAAATTTTACCATCCCCATTAAGTATTATGAAATACCCAGAGGCTTTCTGTTCCTAACTCATGGTTAGCCCTCCTGTCCATTTTTCTCGAAATCATATAACCAATTTGTATCCTTCTGAATAATCTGGCAGAAAGGAGGTCTGATTATTCAATTACCTCAGCTTGAGAATGGATGTTGTTATGAACTTTTGAGGTTTAATATACAAAGGTccttgttttatgtttttgcttgcTTTTCTATTGGGTATGGTGTTTGTTGTTTCTAATTGTGCTTAAGCTGTTCCTTCTTGTTGTATCCTCTTATGATTCACTTGGGAAAttctttgaataaaattaccTTTCGTTACAAAAAGATTATTTACTTGGGAGATGTTGTGTTTGGTTAGTATGCCATTCTTTTTGAAGGTTAATTAGTATGCCATTTATCAACACTGGCACTgcctcatttttctttttcttctttatcttcttttatcaggttataaattttgaaatgccTGAAAGTGCTGCTGGATATGTTCATCGAATTGGACGCACTGGAAGAGCATATAGTACTGGTGCTTCTGTCTCTCTTGTGAGTTTTTATCAAGCAATTTCATGCAGGATATTCCAAGCATAATTACTATCTGTCTCCTTGTATGATCATATTACGTATACTTGATAATTGGATCATGCATGACATTCCCCCGCCCCCCCTCAAAGTATATGTAAATTAGGGATGGTGTTCTAGTCTTCTAGGTTG
It encodes the following:
- the LOC126732946 gene encoding DEAD-box ATP-dependent RNA helicase 16; translated protein: MAETMEKPAKVIESKEEEEEKEEEEEKSFEELGLDPRLIRALIKKGIDKPTPIQQVAIPLILEGKDVVARAKTGSGKTFAYLLPLLQKLFTDSVSKNKLAPSAFVLVPTRELSQQVYTEVSSLIELCRVQLKVVQLTSSMTASDLRAALVGPPNILVCTPACIPKCFSADVLQSASINSSLEILVLDEADLLLSYGYEDDIKAFTAHIPRRCQCLLMSATSSADVEKLKKLILHNPFILTLPEVGNIKDEVIPKNVQQFWISCSDRDKLLYILSLLKLDLVQKKVLVFTNTIDMGYRLKLFLEKFGIKSAVLNAELPQNSRLHILEEFNAGLFDYLIATDDSQTKEKEETNREGNAERRKSRKHAKQKLDSEFGVVRGIDFKNVHTVINFEMPESAAGYVHRIGRTGRAYSTGASVSLVSPDEMEIFEEIKSVLGDDENKDSNLISPFSLLSKNAVESLRYRAEDIAKSVTKVAVKEARFQDLKKEILNSEKLKAHFEVNPRDLDLLKHDKALSKKPPAPHLRDVPDYLLDPKTQEASKLVKLSRAAMGNNKSMRREGSRKKFRKSKDPLKTFSAEAPKRDRKGGIKSEGKDGDDSHKHKKKKSI